The genomic region ACCGCGCTGCGTGCCGTCGCCCCGGACTTCCCCGACACCTCGTTCCTGATCATCGATACGGTGGTGGACGATCTGCCCAACGTCCGCTCGGTCGTCTTCAAGGAACATGAGGGCTCGTTCCTGGTCGGCGCCCTTGCTGCCATGGCCACGGAATCGGGCACCATCGGCTTCGTGCCCGCCTTCGACTTCTCGCTGCTCCTGGCCTTCGGGTGCGGCTATAAGCAGGGCGCGGCCCATATCAATCCCGACATCGAAGTGCTCGAAACCGCCATCGGCACAGGCTTTGACGCCTTCAACAACCCCGGTGGCGGCACCGAGGTGGCGCGCAGCCAGATCGACCGCGGCGCGGATGTGATCTATCACGCCGCCGGCGGCGCCGGTGTCGGCGTGCTGCAGGCTGCCGCCGACGCGGGTGTCTATGGCATCGGCGTGGACTCCAACCAGAACCACCTGCACCCCGGCTCGGTGCTGACCTCGATGGTCAAGCGCGTCGATGTGGCCGTCTACAATGCGCTGCAGGATTTCGCCAATGACGAATGGACCAGCGACGTGCAGGTGCTCGGCTTGGCCGAAGAGGGCGTGGGCGCCGCATTCGATGAGCACAATGCCGAACTGATCAGTGACGAAATGCGTTCGACCGTCGAGGACATCACCGCGCAGATCATCGCCGGCGATATCGTCGTTCACGACTACCGCAGCGACGAATCCTGCCCGGTCTGATGCTCCCTCGGTAAGGGAAGGGTCCGGGAATGGACACACCGAACGAAAATCTCCAGCGGCCGGATCCGGCCGCTGGTGCCCCGCTGGCGATCGAGCTTAAAAAGATCAACAAGCGGTTCGGCCCGGTACACGCCAACAAGGATATCGACCTAGCCGTCAAGCGCGGCTCGGTACACGGCATCGTCGGCGAAAACGGAGCCGGAAAATCGACGCTGATGTCGATCCTTTACGGCTTCTATCACGCCGACAGCGGCGAGATCCTGGTCAACGGCAGGCACGCGACCATTCACAATTCCTCCGATGCGCTGCATCTGGGCATCGGCATGGTGCACCAGCATTTCATGCTGGTCGACAATTTCACCGTCATCGAGAACGTGATCCTTGGGGCCGAGGATTCCGCGCTGCTCAGGCCCAGCGTCGACAAGGCGCGGCGCGAGCTGCAGCGCCTTGCAGACGATTACGGTCTCAACGTTCCCGTCGATGCGCTGATCGAGGACCTGTCGGTCGGCCAGCAGCAGCGCGTGGAGATCTTGAAGGCGCTCTATCGCGGCGCCGACACGCTGATCTTGGACGAGCCCACGGGCGTTCTGACGCCCGCCGAGGCCGATCACCTGTTCGAGGTGCTGAAGATCCTGCGTGACGAGGGCAAGACGATCATTCTGATCACCCACAAGCTGCGCGAGATCATGGCGATCACCGACATGGTTTCGGTAATGCGGCAGGGGCAGATGGTTGAAACGCTCGCCACCAGTTCCACGACGCCCGAACAGCTCGCCGAACTGATGGTCGGCCGGCGCGTGCTGCTGCGTGTCCACAAGGAGGCGGCCCATCCGGGCGACGTGCTGCTCGAAGTCAACGATCTGGTGGTGGCCGACGATGCCGGCACGGAACGGCTGAAGGGTGTTTCGCTGCAGGTTCGGGCAGGCGAGATCCTGGGCGTCGCCGGTGTGGCCGGCAACGGCCAATCCGAACTCCTCGAGGCCCTGTCCGGCATGCGTGTCGCCAGGTCGGGCACCATCCGGCTCAACGGCGAGGACGTGACCGCGGCCAATGAAGACAGCGCGGCCATCCTGCGCCGCAATGGGCTCGCCCACGTTCCCGAGGACCGCATCCGCATGGGGCTGGTCACCAATTTCTTCGAGTGGGAAAACGCCATCCTCGGCTATCACGAAAAGTACGGCAGCGGACTGATGCTCGACGTCAAGGCCGCCAAGGCCGAGGCGCAGCGCCATATCGAAAAGTTCGACATCCGTCCGGCCAACACCGATCTCAAGACCGCCAATTTCTCCGGCGGCAATCAGCAGAAAATCGTTCTGGCTCGCGAAATGGAGCGCGACCCCGACGTGCTGATCGTCGGCCAGCCGACGCGCGGCGTCGATATCGGGGCCATCGAATTCATCCACAACCAGATCATCAAGATGCGTGACGCGGGCAAGGCGATCCTGCTCGTTTCGGTCGAGCTCGACGAAATCCGCTCGCTGTCCGACCGGATCGTTGTGCTCTTCGACGGCCATATCGTCGGGCAAGCAGATCCGGCGACGGCGGACGAAGGCGAGCTGGGCCTGCTCATGGCCGGTGTCAAGGCCGGCGACGCGCGTACGGCGGAGGCAATCCGATGAGCGGTACCATGCCCTTGCCCCGCTGGGTCGATGTCATTCTCCTGCCGGTGCTCAACGTTACGCTGGCCTTCATCATCGGCGGCATCGTGGTGCTGGCCGTGGGTGAAAATCCGATCGAAGCCGTGCGTATCATGCTCTATGGCGCTTTCGGTTATGGCTATGGTTTCGGCTTTACCCTCTATTACACCACCAATTTCATCTTCGCCGGCCTCGCGGTGGCGGTCGCCTATCACGGCGGGCTGTTCAATATCGGCGGGGAGGGGCAAGCCTATGTGGGCGGGCTCGGGGCCATCCTCGTAGCGCTCGCCGTGGGCGGGCTGCACTGGGCCTTGGCTCTGCCGCTGATCATGATCGCGGCCGCGCTCTTTGCCGGCACCTGGGCGTTCATTCCGGGATGGCTGCAGGCACGGCGCGGGTCCCATGTGGTGATCACCACGATCATGATGAACTTCATCGCCACCTCGATGATGAGCTACATCATCTCGCGGATATTGAAGCCCGAGAACGTCAATTCCGACGAGAGCGCGCGCATTGCCGAGGTCACCCGGGTGCCGTTCCTGTCCGAGTGGATCCCGTTCCTCAACAACACGCCGGTCAACATCTCCCTGTTCATCGCCCTCCTGGCGCTGGTGGGGGTCTATGTCCTCATCTGGCACACCAAATTCGGCTACGAGCTGCGCACCATGGGCCATAACGGGGTGGCGGCGCGCTATGCGGGCATGTCCAACGCCCGGCTGATCATGGTGACCATGGCCATCTCCGGTGCGCTGGTGGGCATGGTGGCGGTCAACGACACCGCAGGCGCTCATGGACGCCTGTTGCTGGGCTATGTGGCGGGCACGGGGTTCGTGGGGATCGCCGTGGCCTTCATGGGCAAGGCGCATCCGATCGGTGTGGGGCTTTCGGCGCTGCTGTTCGGCGTGCTTTATCAGGGCGGGCAGGAGCTGGCCTTCACCATGCCCGCCATCACCCGCGAGATGATCGTGACCATCCAGGCCCTGGTGATCCTTTTCACCGGCGCGATGAGCAACATGCTGCGCCGCCCGGTCGAGTTCGCCTTCATGGCGGCCCGATCGCGGCGCGAGCCCGACCGCGTGGCTCAGGAGAAGGAGGCCTAAGGCATGGAAGACCTGATCTCCGTTCTCATTACCACGATCCGGGTTTCGACCCCGCTGATCCTCGCCTGCCTTGCAGGGCTCTATTCGGAGCGCTCGGGCATCGTCGATATCGGGCTCGAAGGCAAGCTTTTGGGCTCGGCCTTCGGCGCGGCGGTTGTCGCGGCCTTGACCGGCAATGCCTGGCTCGGGCTTCTGGCCGGAGTTGGCGTGTCGCTGGTGTTTTCGGCCATTCACGGACTGGCCTCGATCAATTTCCGCGGCAACCAGATCATTTCCGGCGTGGCGCTCAATTTCCTGGCATCCGGTCTCACGGTGTTTCTGGGTGGGGCCTGGTTCGGGCGAGGCGGCAACACGCCGCCATTGTCCGGGGACGCGCGCTTCTACGGCATTCAATTGCCGTTCGCTCAGGAGTTGGCCGGTGTGCCGGTGATCGGCCCGATTTATTCGGGGCTGCTCTCGGGGCATTCGATCCTCACCTATATCGCCTTTCTCGCCGTGCCGGTCACGGCCTGGGTGCTCTGGCGCACCCGGTTCGGCCTGCGCCTGCGGGCGGTGGGCGAAAACCCCAAGGCCCTCGATACCGCCGGCATGTCGGTGAGCTGGCTGCGCTACAAGGCGCTCGCCATCACCGCCGTTCTGGTGGGCATGGGCGGAGCCTATCTCTCCACGGCCCAGGCAGCGAGCTTTTCGCGCGAGATGAGTTCGGGGCGCGGCTATATCGCATTGGCGGCGCTGATCTTTGCCAAATGGAAGCCCTATCCGGCCTTGGGCGCGTGCCTGTTGTTCGGGTTCCTCGAAGCGCTGCAATACCGGCTGCAGGGGGTGCGATTGCCGGTGATCGGAGAGGTGCCGACCCAGGCCATGCAGGCGCTGCCCTATGTGCTCACCATATTGCTGCTCGCCGGGTTCGTGGGCCGCGCCATCGCGCCCAAGGCTTCGGGCCAGCCTTACGTCAAGGAGCGGTGATGGTGCAGCTTTCGAGCGACGACCAGACGCTGTTCGATGCCGCCGAGGCCGTCCGCGCCAAGGCCTATGCGCCCTATTCGGGGTTCTCGGTCGGCGCCGCGATTCTGGCTGACGATGGCAAGATCTATGCCGGCTGCAATGTGGAGAACGCCGCCTACCCGGTCGGCAATTGCGCCGAGCCCTCGGCCATTGCCGCTATGCT from Pelagibacterium sp. 26DY04 harbors:
- a CDS encoding BMP family ABC transporter substrate-binding protein, with amino-acid sequence MSKTKSTGLAAFAGIALATLMAGTALADAALVYDGGGKFDASFNESAYNGAQRWADETGGAYQDLEISGDAQREQAIRQFAARGNNPIILPGFSWETALRAVAPDFPDTSFLIIDTVVDDLPNVRSVVFKEHEGSFLVGALAAMATESGTIGFVPAFDFSLLLAFGCGYKQGAAHINPDIEVLETAIGTGFDAFNNPGGGTEVARSQIDRGADVIYHAAGGAGVGVLQAAADAGVYGIGVDSNQNHLHPGSVLTSMVKRVDVAVYNALQDFANDEWTSDVQVLGLAEEGVGAAFDEHNAELISDEMRSTVEDITAQIIAGDIVVHDYRSDESCPV
- a CDS encoding ABC transporter ATP-binding protein, translating into MDTPNENLQRPDPAAGAPLAIELKKINKRFGPVHANKDIDLAVKRGSVHGIVGENGAGKSTLMSILYGFYHADSGEILVNGRHATIHNSSDALHLGIGMVHQHFMLVDNFTVIENVILGAEDSALLRPSVDKARRELQRLADDYGLNVPVDALIEDLSVGQQQRVEILKALYRGADTLILDEPTGVLTPAEADHLFEVLKILRDEGKTIILITHKLREIMAITDMVSVMRQGQMVETLATSSTTPEQLAELMVGRRVLLRVHKEAAHPGDVLLEVNDLVVADDAGTERLKGVSLQVRAGEILGVAGVAGNGQSELLEALSGMRVARSGTIRLNGEDVTAANEDSAAILRRNGLAHVPEDRIRMGLVTNFFEWENAILGYHEKYGSGLMLDVKAAKAEAQRHIEKFDIRPANTDLKTANFSGGNQQKIVLAREMERDPDVLIVGQPTRGVDIGAIEFIHNQIIKMRDAGKAILLVSVELDEIRSLSDRIVVLFDGHIVGQADPATADEGELGLLMAGVKAGDARTAEAIR
- a CDS encoding ABC transporter permease; the encoded protein is MSGTMPLPRWVDVILLPVLNVTLAFIIGGIVVLAVGENPIEAVRIMLYGAFGYGYGFGFTLYYTTNFIFAGLAVAVAYHGGLFNIGGEGQAYVGGLGAILVALAVGGLHWALALPLIMIAAALFAGTWAFIPGWLQARRGSHVVITTIMMNFIATSMMSYIISRILKPENVNSDESARIAEVTRVPFLSEWIPFLNNTPVNISLFIALLALVGVYVLIWHTKFGYELRTMGHNGVAARYAGMSNARLIMVTMAISGALVGMVAVNDTAGAHGRLLLGYVAGTGFVGIAVAFMGKAHPIGVGLSALLFGVLYQGGQELAFTMPAITREMIVTIQALVILFTGAMSNMLRRPVEFAFMAARSRREPDRVAQEKEA
- a CDS encoding ABC transporter permease — encoded protein: MEDLISVLITTIRVSTPLILACLAGLYSERSGIVDIGLEGKLLGSAFGAAVVAALTGNAWLGLLAGVGVSLVFSAIHGLASINFRGNQIISGVALNFLASGLTVFLGGAWFGRGGNTPPLSGDARFYGIQLPFAQELAGVPVIGPIYSGLLSGHSILTYIAFLAVPVTAWVLWRTRFGLRLRAVGENPKALDTAGMSVSWLRYKALAITAVLVGMGGAYLSTAQAASFSREMSSGRGYIALAALIFAKWKPYPALGACLLFGFLEALQYRLQGVRLPVIGEVPTQAMQALPYVLTILLLAGFVGRAIAPKASGQPYVKER